The following coding sequences lie in one Paracidovorax avenae genomic window:
- the purL gene encoding phosphoribosylformylglycinamidine synthase, giving the protein MTLHLTSFEGSNALSPFRVQQLLPRLQAIHDRIEGVAARFVHLVATDAGSTPADRERLAALLTYGDPYAGPDSGPAIVVAPRIGTVSPWASKATDIVRNCGLHVRRVERVTEYRLSLRPGLLGGVPTLTDTQKQAVAALLHDRMTESVLWDRAGAADLFTELPAVPMEFVDVLGGGRAALEGANTRWGLALADDEIDYLVNAFTSLRRNPTDVELMMFAQANSEHCRHKIFNARFTIDGQEQDRSLFAMIRNTHQLAPQHTIVAYSDNASIMEGSAVERFIAPAATGRAAQDVPAYRKSDATHHVLMKVETHNHPTAISPFPGASTGAGGEIRDEGATGRGSRPKAGLTGFTVSKLWGGWSDEAGGKPEHIASPLQIMVEGPLGGAAFNNEFGRPNLLGYFREYEQDVAGVRRGYHKPIMIAGGLGVIDAGLTTKIEFPAGTLLIQLGGPGMRIGMGGGAASSMATGTNAAELDFDSVQRGNPEIERRAQEVINHCWAQGAQNPILAIHDVGAGGLSNAFPELTNDAGRGARFDLRAVQLEESGLAPKEIWSNESQERYVLAIAPESLETFRAFCERERCPFAVIGTATGERQLVLEDTAVEAGDQKFPVDMPMDVLLGKPPKMHRDVKTVRREAAPIELTGVPLQKAVIDVLAHPTVASKRFLITIGDRTVGGLSHRDQMVGPWQVPVADCAVTLADYRGFAGEAMSMGERTPLAAIDAPASGRMAVAEAITNLLAAPIELPRVKLSANWMAACGEPGEDADLYATVKTVGMELCPQLGISIPVGKDSLSMRTVWTSPSGSGKDDGGAAKKVTSPVSLIVSAFATLSDVRGTLTPQLDAQEEDTTLVLVDLGKGRCRMGGSILAQVLGQEGGEVPDLDDAQDLVQLVDAVNALRAQGRILAYHDRSDGGLLAAVAEMAFAGHVGVALNVDLLVTEGDGIADSRMETGDAKNWAQQVSARREELTLKALFNEELGVVLQVRTAERNEVMQTLREHGLSKFSHFVGKTRPAASAMDVGKGELQVWRDVKAVFSASLSDLHQVWDAVSWKICQQRDNPACADAEHAAAGAPEDPGLHVALTFDPAEDVAAPFLNLARPKVAILREQGVNSHIEMAYAFNEAGFDAYDVHMTDLQSGRARLADFKGVVACGGFSYGDTLGAGIGWARSITFNPVLSEQFQGFFGRADTFGLGVCNGCQMFAELADIIPGAGAWPRFTTNQSERFEARLSLVEVLESPSLFFAGMAGSRLPIAVAHGEGYANFARRGNAAQAIAAMRFVDHHGAPTEQYPFNPNGSAGGLTAVTTADGRFTAMMPHPERVFRNIQMSWTSGDRSALSPWMRIWRNARKWVG; this is encoded by the coding sequence GTGACCCTGCACCTTACCTCGTTCGAAGGCAGCAACGCCCTCAGCCCCTTCCGCGTCCAGCAGCTCCTGCCCCGCCTGCAGGCCATCCACGACCGCATCGAGGGAGTCGCGGCCCGTTTCGTGCATCTGGTGGCCACCGACGCCGGGTCGACGCCGGCCGACCGCGAGCGCCTGGCGGCCCTGCTCACCTACGGCGATCCCTATGCCGGCCCGGATTCCGGCCCCGCCATCGTGGTCGCGCCGCGCATCGGCACCGTGTCGCCCTGGGCTTCTAAGGCCACCGACATCGTGCGCAACTGCGGCCTGCACGTGCGCCGCGTGGAGCGGGTGACCGAATACCGTCTGTCGCTGCGCCCGGGCCTGCTGGGCGGCGTGCCCACGCTCACCGACACGCAGAAGCAGGCCGTGGCCGCGCTGCTGCACGACCGCATGACGGAATCGGTGCTCTGGGACCGGGCAGGGGCGGCCGACCTGTTCACAGAACTGCCCGCGGTGCCCATGGAATTCGTGGACGTGCTGGGCGGCGGGCGCGCAGCGCTGGAAGGCGCGAACACCCGCTGGGGCCTGGCCCTGGCGGACGACGAGATCGACTATCTCGTCAACGCCTTCACGTCGCTGCGCCGCAACCCCACCGACGTCGAGTTGATGATGTTCGCGCAGGCCAACAGCGAGCACTGCCGCCACAAGATCTTCAACGCACGGTTCACCATCGACGGCCAGGAACAGGACAGGAGCCTGTTCGCGATGATCCGCAACACCCACCAGCTCGCGCCGCAGCACACCATCGTCGCGTACTCCGACAACGCCTCGATCATGGAAGGCAGCGCCGTCGAGCGCTTCATCGCACCGGCCGCCACCGGGCGCGCGGCGCAGGACGTTCCCGCCTACCGCAAGAGCGACGCCACGCACCATGTGCTCATGAAGGTGGAGACGCACAACCACCCGACGGCGATCTCTCCGTTCCCCGGCGCCTCCACGGGCGCGGGCGGCGAGATCCGCGACGAGGGCGCAACGGGCCGCGGCTCCAGGCCCAAGGCCGGCCTCACCGGCTTCACGGTATCGAAGCTCTGGGGCGGCTGGAGCGACGAGGCGGGCGGCAAGCCGGAACACATCGCGAGCCCGCTGCAGATCATGGTCGAGGGCCCGCTGGGCGGCGCGGCCTTCAACAACGAATTCGGCCGGCCGAACCTGCTGGGCTACTTCCGCGAGTACGAACAGGACGTGGCCGGCGTGCGCCGCGGCTACCACAAGCCGATCATGATCGCGGGCGGTCTGGGCGTGATCGACGCGGGCCTGACGACGAAGATCGAGTTCCCGGCCGGCACGCTGCTGATCCAGCTGGGCGGCCCGGGCATGCGCATCGGCATGGGCGGCGGTGCGGCCAGTTCCATGGCGACGGGCACCAACGCGGCCGAACTCGACTTTGATTCGGTGCAGCGCGGCAACCCCGAGATCGAGCGGCGCGCACAGGAGGTCATCAACCACTGCTGGGCGCAGGGCGCGCAGAACCCGATCCTGGCGATCCACGACGTGGGTGCGGGCGGGCTGTCGAACGCGTTCCCTGAACTGACCAACGATGCGGGCCGCGGCGCGCGCTTCGACCTGCGGGCGGTGCAGCTGGAAGAGTCCGGCCTGGCGCCCAAGGAGATCTGGTCCAACGAGAGCCAGGAGCGCTACGTGCTGGCGATCGCGCCTGAATCGCTGGAGACCTTCCGCGCGTTCTGCGAGCGCGAGCGCTGCCCCTTCGCCGTGATCGGCACGGCCACGGGCGAGCGCCAGCTGGTGCTGGAAGACACGGCCGTGGAGGCGGGCGACCAGAAATTCCCCGTGGACATGCCCATGGACGTGCTGCTGGGCAAGCCGCCCAAGATGCACCGCGACGTGAAGACGGTGCGCCGCGAGGCCGCGCCGATCGAACTCACCGGCGTGCCGCTGCAGAAGGCCGTGATCGACGTGCTGGCGCATCCCACGGTGGCGTCCAAGCGTTTCCTGATCACCATCGGCGACCGCACGGTGGGCGGTCTGTCGCACCGCGACCAGATGGTGGGCCCGTGGCAGGTGCCCGTGGCCGATTGCGCCGTGACCCTGGCCGACTACCGCGGCTTCGCGGGCGAGGCGATGTCCATGGGCGAGCGCACGCCGCTGGCTGCGATCGACGCGCCGGCTTCGGGCCGGATGGCCGTGGCCGAGGCGATCACCAACCTGCTGGCCGCGCCGATCGAGCTGCCGCGCGTGAAGCTGTCGGCCAACTGGATGGCGGCCTGCGGCGAGCCCGGCGAGGACGCCGACCTGTACGCCACCGTGAAGACCGTGGGCATGGAGCTGTGTCCGCAGCTGGGCATCAGCATTCCGGTGGGCAAGGATTCGCTGTCCATGCGCACCGTATGGACGAGCCCCTCCGGTAGCGGGAAGGATGACGGCGGCGCCGCGAAGAAGGTCACCTCGCCGGTGAGCCTGATCGTGAGCGCGTTCGCCACGCTGTCCGACGTGCGCGGCACGCTGACGCCGCAGCTCGATGCGCAGGAAGAGGACACCACGCTGGTGCTGGTGGACCTGGGCAAGGGTCGTTGCCGCATGGGTGGCAGCATCCTGGCGCAGGTGCTGGGCCAGGAGGGCGGCGAGGTGCCCGACCTGGACGACGCGCAGGATCTCGTGCAACTGGTGGATGCCGTGAACGCGCTGCGTGCGCAGGGCCGCATCCTGGCCTACCACGATCGCAGCGACGGCGGCCTGCTGGCCGCGGTGGCCGAGATGGCCTTCGCGGGGCATGTGGGCGTGGCACTGAACGTCGATCTGCTGGTGACGGAAGGCGACGGCATCGCCGACAGCCGCATGGAAACGGGCGACGCCAAGAACTGGGCGCAGCAGGTGAGCGCGCGGCGCGAGGAACTGACGCTCAAGGCGCTGTTCAACGAGGAACTGGGCGTGGTGCTGCAGGTGCGCACCGCCGAGCGCAACGAGGTGATGCAGACCCTGCGCGAGCACGGCCTCTCGAAGTTCAGCCACTTCGTCGGCAAGACGCGCCCGGCCGCATCCGCGATGGACGTGGGCAAGGGCGAACTGCAGGTGTGGCGCGACGTGAAGGCGGTGTTCAGCGCATCCCTGTCCGACCTGCACCAGGTGTGGGACGCCGTGAGCTGGAAGATCTGCCAGCAGCGCGACAACCCCGCCTGTGCCGATGCCGAGCATGCGGCGGCGGGCGCGCCCGAGGATCCGGGCCTGCATGTGGCGCTGACGTTCGACCCGGCCGAGGATGTGGCAGCCCCGTTCCTGAACCTCGCACGGCCGAAGGTGGCCATCCTGCGCGAGCAGGGAGTGAATTCGCACATCGAGATGGCCTATGCCTTCAACGAGGCGGGTTTCGACGCCTACGACGTGCACATGACCGACCTGCAGTCGGGCCGCGCGCGGCTGGCCGACTTCAAGGGCGTGGTGGCCTGTGGCGGCTTCAGCTACGGCGACACCCTGGGCGCCGGCATCGGCTGGGCGCGCTCGATCACGTTCAACCCGGTGCTGTCCGAGCAGTTCCAGGGCTTCTTCGGCCGCGCCGATACGTTCGGCCTGGGCGTGTGCAACGGCTGCCAGATGTTCGCCGAACTGGCCGACATCATCCCGGGCGCCGGGGCCTGGCCGCGCTTCACCACCAACCAGAGCGAGCGCTTCGAGGCCCGCCTGTCGCTGGTGGAAGTGCTGGAGTCGCCCAGCCTGTTCTTCGCAGGCATGGCCGGCAGCCGGCTGCCGATCGCCGTGGCGCACGGCGAGGGCTATGCGAACTTCGCGCGCCGCGGCAATGCCGCCCAGGCGATCGCGGCGATGCGCTTCGTGGACCACCACGGCGCCCCCACCGAGCAGTATCCGTTCAACCCCAACGGCAGCGCGGGCGGCCTCACGGCGGTGACCACGGCGGACGGCCGCTTCACGGCCATGATGCCCCACCCCGAGCGCGTGTTCCGCAACATCCAGATGAGCTGGACCAGCGGCGACCGCAGCGCGCTGAGCCCGTGGATGCGCATCTGGCGCAACGCGCGCAAGTGGGTGGGGTAA
- a CDS encoding putative bifunctional diguanylate cyclase/phosphodiesterase, whose product MTPPISAEQQRLTALRATGLLDTPPTEEFDRITRLASRLFDVPIALVSLVDADRQWFKSQVGLPVRETCREDAFCDHTIRSSEVMVVEDALLDPRFAANPLVQGPPYIRFYAGAPLILRGHHHLGSLCLIDTVPRTFDTAQQRQLEDLAALVMAQIDLQCAAARVDESTLLPNRTQLLHDLHGLCRAAPGEQRVLVLIELLPHDGIMDAARAIGMQPIEHLTYEAGRRLAFFVGSQSRVYHTGVARLALVLRDSDERTVAQFTQQLLDTLVAPLPTGSGIVINQRRRIGVAPFTLEAADAVDSLRRANAALYHQPMSGTAVCSYDAAVDLSYRRSYELMGSIPRALMAGEFRLVYQPQFERASTRYTCLEALLRWDHPQLGPVSPGDFIPLLEKTTYIQAVTEWVLNTALAQVRAWEDAGLEVDVAINVSPRNLEQPGFAGMLQNAFARHRLAPSRLEIECTENAVLTEGPTLEGIKAARAMGVRVALDDFGTGYCNFGCLYDLSAEVLKLDQALIRPIGTDARALDVVRGMVQLGHTLGYRLLAEGVETAEVFDQLMELGCDQVQGYYLSRPLPPAEAFTFVHRWNQLVTLEQD is encoded by the coding sequence ATGACCCCTCCGATCAGCGCAGAGCAGCAACGGCTGACGGCCCTGCGGGCCACCGGTCTGCTGGACACTCCGCCGACCGAGGAGTTCGACCGCATCACGCGGCTGGCCAGCCGCCTTTTCGATGTCCCCATCGCGCTCGTCAGCCTGGTGGACGCGGACCGGCAATGGTTCAAGTCGCAAGTCGGGCTGCCTGTGCGCGAAACCTGCCGCGAGGATGCCTTCTGCGACCACACCATCCGCTCCTCCGAGGTCATGGTGGTGGAAGACGCGCTCCTGGACCCGCGCTTCGCCGCCAACCCGCTCGTCCAGGGGCCGCCGTACATCCGCTTCTACGCCGGAGCCCCCCTGATCCTGCGGGGCCACCACCACCTGGGCAGCCTGTGCCTCATCGACACCGTTCCCCGCACTTTCGACACCGCACAGCAGCGGCAGCTGGAAGACCTGGCCGCGCTGGTGATGGCCCAGATCGACCTGCAGTGCGCCGCCGCGCGCGTGGACGAATCCACCCTGCTGCCCAACCGGACGCAACTGCTGCATGACCTCCATGGACTGTGCAGGGCGGCGCCCGGCGAGCAGCGCGTGCTGGTCCTGATCGAACTCCTGCCGCACGACGGCATCATGGATGCCGCCCGGGCCATCGGCATGCAGCCCATCGAACATCTGACCTATGAGGCCGGCAGGCGGCTGGCCTTCTTCGTCGGCAGCCAGTCCCGCGTGTACCACACCGGCGTCGCGCGGCTGGCACTCGTGCTGCGGGACTCCGACGAACGGACAGTGGCGCAGTTCACGCAGCAACTGCTGGACACCCTGGTCGCGCCGCTGCCGACGGGCTCGGGCATCGTCATCAACCAGCGGCGGCGCATCGGGGTGGCCCCCTTCACCCTGGAGGCTGCGGACGCCGTCGACTCCCTGCGGCGCGCCAACGCCGCGCTTTACCACCAACCGATGTCCGGCACGGCGGTGTGCAGCTACGACGCCGCGGTGGACCTCAGCTACCGCCGCTCCTATGAGCTCATGGGCAGCATTCCCCGCGCGCTGATGGCGGGAGAATTCCGGCTGGTGTACCAGCCGCAGTTCGAGCGTGCTTCCACACGCTACACCTGCCTGGAGGCCCTGCTTCGCTGGGACCACCCCCAGCTGGGCCCCGTGTCGCCCGGCGATTTCATTCCCCTGCTGGAGAAGACCACCTACATCCAGGCCGTCACGGAATGGGTGCTGAACACGGCGCTGGCCCAGGTGCGCGCGTGGGAAGACGCCGGCCTGGAGGTGGACGTGGCGATCAACGTGTCGCCGCGCAACCTGGAGCAGCCCGGATTCGCCGGCATGCTCCAGAATGCCTTCGCCCGGCACCGGCTCGCCCCGTCGCGCCTCGAGATCGAATGCACCGAGAACGCGGTGCTGACGGAAGGTCCCACCCTGGAAGGCATCAAGGCGGCCCGTGCCATGGGCGTGCGCGTGGCGCTCGACGATTTCGGCACCGGCTACTGCAACTTCGGATGCCTGTACGACCTCTCGGCCGAGGTGCTCAAGCTCGACCAGGCCCTGATCCGGCCCATCGGCACCGATGCCCGCGCCCTGGATGTCGTGCGCGGCATGGTCCAGCTCGGCCACACCCTGGGCTACCGCCTCCTGGCCGAGGGCGTGGAAACCGCCGAAGTGTTCGACCAGCTCATGGAACTGGGATGCGACCAGGTGCAGGGCTATTACCTGAGCCGCCCCCTGCCACCCGCCGAGGCCTTCACCTTCGTGCACCGCTGGAACCAGCTCGTCACGCTCGAGCAGGACTGA
- a CDS encoding DUF808 domain-containing protein, which yields MAGASLLTLLDDIAAVLDDVALMTKVAAKKSAAMADDVSVMTKTAAQKTAGVLGDDLALNAQQVTGVRAERELPVVWAVAKGSLVNKAILVPAALLISAFVPWAVTPLLMLGGAFLCFEGAEKLAHRFLHQDAAGRDADREAHAQAAANAAVDMAAFEKDKVRGAIRTDFILSAEIIAITLGTVAGAPFGQQVAVLSVIALVMTAGVYGLVAGIVKLDDAGLWLSRRSLGALRVLGRGIVAAAPWLMKVLSVAGTAAMFLVGGGILVHGLPPLHHAVEGWASAAAQGGGGFLQVVVLNLLNAASGIVAGALVLAGVTLVQRWRWRKAGAH from the coding sequence ATGGCCGGCGCCAGCCTTTTGACCCTGCTCGACGATATCGCCGCGGTGCTCGACGACGTCGCCCTCATGACCAAGGTGGCTGCGAAGAAGAGCGCCGCGATGGCCGACGACGTGTCGGTGATGACGAAGACGGCCGCGCAGAAGACCGCCGGGGTGCTCGGCGATGATCTCGCACTGAACGCCCAGCAGGTGACCGGTGTGCGCGCCGAGCGCGAACTGCCGGTGGTCTGGGCGGTGGCCAAGGGGTCGCTGGTGAACAAGGCCATCCTGGTGCCGGCGGCGCTGCTGATCAGCGCGTTCGTTCCCTGGGCCGTCACCCCCTTGCTGATGCTGGGAGGGGCGTTCCTGTGCTTCGAGGGGGCGGAGAAGCTGGCGCACCGGTTCCTGCACCAGGACGCCGCAGGCAGGGACGCGGACCGGGAGGCCCATGCCCAGGCTGCCGCGAATGCCGCCGTGGACATGGCGGCCTTCGAGAAGGACAAGGTACGCGGAGCGATCCGCACGGACTTCATCCTGTCCGCGGAGATCATCGCGATCACGCTGGGCACGGTGGCTGGCGCGCCTTTCGGCCAGCAGGTGGCGGTGCTCTCGGTGATCGCGCTGGTCATGACCGCCGGGGTGTACGGGCTGGTCGCCGGCATCGTGAAGCTCGATGACGCCGGCCTCTGGCTCAGCCGTCGCTCCCTCGGCGCCCTGCGTGTGCTGGGCCGCGGCATCGTGGCGGCTGCGCCCTGGCTGATGAAGGTGCTCTCCGTCGCGGGAACGGCCGCCATGTTCCTGGTCGGGGGCGGCATCCTGGTGCACGGCCTGCCGCCGCTGCACCATGCGGTGGAAGGGTGGGCCTCGGCGGCTGCGCAAGGAGGCGGCGGGTTCCTGCAGGTGGTGGTGCTCAATCTGCTCAATGCCGCGAGCGGCATCGTCGCGGGCGCGCTGGTGCTGGCCGGCGTGACTCTGGTGCAACGCTGGCGCTGGCGCAAGGCCGGCGCGCATTGA
- a CDS encoding OmpW family protein, whose protein sequence is MKKNLLALAALCVLTSGAAYAQAADGQGPWMVRVRAVHLDSANKDSTGLGLSINNKTIPEVDISYFFDKNIAAELVLTVPQKQKVYSSALGAQIGTLKHLPPSLMLQYHFDAPGFRPYVGAGINYTRFSSVRLPAGVSIDKSSWGGALQLGVDIPLTKNLSLNFDIKKVYIRTDVAANGATLGTLKIDPVLAGVGLGWRF, encoded by the coding sequence ATGAAAAAGAATCTGCTCGCCCTGGCTGCCCTGTGCGTTCTGACCTCCGGCGCTGCCTACGCGCAGGCTGCCGACGGCCAGGGCCCCTGGATGGTCCGCGTCCGTGCGGTCCATCTGGACAGCGCCAACAAGGACAGCACCGGACTGGGCCTGTCGATCAACAACAAGACCATTCCGGAAGTCGATATTTCGTACTTCTTCGACAAGAACATCGCCGCGGAACTGGTGCTGACGGTGCCGCAGAAGCAGAAGGTGTATTCCAGCGCGCTGGGGGCCCAGATCGGTACGCTGAAGCACCTGCCTCCGTCGCTGATGCTGCAGTACCACTTCGACGCCCCGGGCTTCCGGCCGTACGTCGGCGCAGGCATCAACTACACCCGCTTCTCCAGCGTGCGCCTGCCCGCCGGCGTGAGCATCGACAAGAGCAGCTGGGGCGGCGCCCTGCAGCTCGGCGTGGACATTCCGCTCACCAAGAACCTGTCGCTGAACTTCGACATCAAGAAGGTGTACATCCGCACCGATGTGGCTGCCAACGGTGCCACGCTGGGCACCCTGAAGATCGATCCGGTGCTGGCCGGCGTGGGTCTGGGCTGGCGCTTCTGA
- a CDS encoding ATP-binding protein, whose translation MSEPSSPRVSEHLPAVPAHTAQGGRRLRALVIGTLLLALTATWALVAISLQTKWQDAVQSQQRQNANLARVLEEQTLRVLAAADQATLRVVAEVRSGEFTEQDYALFANETGLAPDILTQLSIVGPDGRFVGSNLDPSGARNQDTDLSEREHIRVHLEPSQVPRARTQMSASGLFIGKPVTGRVSGRRTMQLSRPIIGSNGYLHGVVVASLNPNYFDKVYGGVDIGAQGAVVLMGADFGMLARVIGTQAGNIDQVIDFPPDHPLKDATRMQGTYQRVSHIDGLSRITAFHRVPGYPLTVLVSTADDEALAEWRTMRNFTMVFAGLFSAALVALCAGFLRGLRQLEQKNVALAASEAQARSANRAKSEFLTAISHELRTPLTSIHGFAELMEQRLEQPSYREAAGLIRSAAEHLNTLLSEILDLAKVQAGAMPIVSGDHAVRELVGTTVDLFAISAAQKGLTLEKHIAPGVPHMLRCDGLRLKQILNNLLSNALKFTRSGGVRLEVDTADGPALRFRVIDTGPGIPADLHEVIFEKFSQGSAEVSTQHGGTGLGLALSRGLAELMGGRLTVASETGQGACFTLELPMPAPVPAPPPTA comes from the coding sequence ATGTCCGAACCCTCATCCCCCCGGGTCTCCGAGCACCTGCCGGCAGTGCCTGCGCACACGGCCCAGGGCGGGCGGCGGCTGCGCGCCCTGGTGATCGGCACCCTGCTCCTGGCGCTCACGGCCACCTGGGCGCTCGTCGCCATCTCGCTGCAGACCAAATGGCAGGATGCCGTGCAGTCCCAGCAACGGCAGAATGCCAACCTGGCCCGCGTGCTGGAAGAGCAGACGCTGCGGGTCCTGGCGGCAGCCGACCAGGCCACGCTGCGCGTGGTGGCGGAAGTGCGCAGCGGAGAGTTCACCGAGCAGGACTACGCCCTGTTCGCCAACGAGACCGGCCTGGCGCCGGACATCCTTACCCAACTGTCCATCGTGGGCCCCGACGGCAGGTTCGTGGGCAGCAACCTCGATCCTTCCGGCGCACGCAACCAGGATACCGACCTGAGCGAGCGCGAGCACATCCGGGTGCACCTCGAGCCCTCGCAAGTGCCCCGCGCACGGACGCAGATGTCCGCATCGGGCCTCTTCATCGGCAAGCCCGTCACGGGCCGGGTCTCGGGCCGCCGGACCATGCAGCTGAGCCGGCCCATCATCGGCAGCAACGGCTACCTGCACGGCGTGGTGGTCGCCTCGCTCAATCCGAACTATTTCGACAAGGTGTATGGCGGCGTGGACATCGGCGCCCAGGGAGCGGTCGTGCTGATGGGGGCGGACTTCGGCATGCTGGCCCGGGTGATAGGCACCCAGGCGGGCAACATCGACCAGGTCATCGACTTCCCGCCCGACCATCCCCTCAAGGACGCCACCCGCATGCAGGGTACGTACCAGCGGGTCAGCCACATCGACGGACTGAGCCGCATCACCGCCTTCCATCGCGTGCCCGGGTATCCGCTGACGGTCCTGGTGTCCACCGCGGACGATGAAGCCCTGGCGGAATGGCGGACCATGCGGAACTTCACCATGGTGTTCGCCGGGCTTTTTTCCGCGGCGCTGGTCGCCCTGTGCGCGGGCTTTTTGCGGGGGCTGCGCCAGCTCGAGCAGAAGAACGTGGCACTGGCGGCGAGCGAAGCCCAGGCCCGCTCCGCCAACCGCGCGAAGAGCGAGTTCCTGACGGCCATTTCTCACGAACTGCGCACGCCCCTCACCAGCATCCACGGCTTTGCGGAACTCATGGAACAGCGGCTGGAGCAGCCGTCCTACCGCGAAGCCGCAGGCCTGATCCGCAGCGCAGCGGAGCACCTCAACACCCTGCTGTCCGAGATCCTGGATCTTGCGAAAGTGCAGGCCGGCGCCATGCCCATCGTGTCCGGGGACCATGCCGTGCGCGAACTCGTCGGCACCACCGTGGACCTCTTCGCCATCTCCGCCGCGCAGAAAGGGCTCACGCTGGAAAAGCACATCGCCCCCGGCGTACCCCACATGCTGCGGTGCGACGGCCTGCGGCTCAAGCAGATCCTCAACAACCTGCTGAGCAATGCGCTCAAGTTCACCCGGAGCGGGGGCGTGCGGCTGGAGGTGGACACCGCCGACGGCCCCGCCCTGCGCTTCCGGGTCATCGATACGGGCCCCGGCATTCCCGCCGACCTGCACGAGGTCATCTTCGAGAAATTCAGCCAGGGCAGTGCCGAGGTGAGCACCCAGCACGGCGGCACGGGCCTGGGCCTGGCGCTTTCGCGCGGGCTCGCCGAGCTCATGGGCGGCCGGCTCACCGTAGCCTCCGAAACCGGCCAGGGCGCCTGCTTCACGCTGGAGCTGCCCATGCCGGCGCCGGTGCCGGCCCCCCCGCCCACGGCCTGA
- a CDS encoding metal-dependent hydrolase has product MDSLTQIALGSAVSLAAMGRRTAAWKAALWGAVAGTLPDLDALIDHGDPIANMVLHRADSHALLYLSLLAPLLGALAARIHRESFQWKRWWLALWLALATHPLLDWMTVYGTQLLRPFTDQPYGVGSIFIIDPLYTVPLIVGVVSALALAGPRGLRWNTAGLWLSTAYLAWGFGVQQHVTGVARASLAAIGWPADQVLVTPTPFNTLAWRVVAMAPGQYAEGFYALADRGRPIHFTIHDRGEALIAQFAAQPPVQRVAAFSHGFYRMREHGGHVQVTDLRMGQEPDYTFHFDLGTPADLAAGRAAVAQAWQRPDAATALPALGRRILGQGGGDGIFGTATQP; this is encoded by the coding sequence ATGGACTCCCTGACCCAGATCGCCCTCGGCTCCGCCGTTTCCCTGGCCGCCATGGGCCGCCGCACGGCCGCCTGGAAGGCCGCGCTGTGGGGGGCCGTGGCGGGCACGCTGCCCGATCTCGACGCGCTGATCGACCATGGCGACCCGATCGCCAACATGGTCCTGCACCGTGCCGACAGCCACGCCCTGCTCTACCTTTCGCTGCTCGCGCCGCTGCTGGGCGCGCTGGCAGCACGCATCCATCGCGAGAGCTTCCAGTGGAAGCGCTGGTGGCTGGCCCTCTGGCTCGCGCTCGCCACCCATCCGCTGCTCGACTGGATGACGGTGTACGGCACGCAACTGCTGCGCCCGTTCACCGACCAGCCCTACGGGGTCGGCAGCATCTTCATCATCGATCCGCTCTATACCGTGCCGCTGATCGTCGGGGTGGTCTCGGCGCTGGCGCTTGCAGGCCCGCGGGGCCTGCGCTGGAACACGGCCGGGCTGTGGCTGAGCACCGCCTACCTGGCCTGGGGCTTCGGGGTACAGCAGCATGTCACGGGGGTCGCTCGGGCATCGCTCGCAGCCATCGGCTGGCCGGCGGACCAGGTGCTCGTGACGCCCACGCCGTTCAACACCCTCGCCTGGCGGGTGGTGGCGATGGCGCCCGGGCAGTATGCGGAAGGCTTCTACGCACTTGCCGACCGCGGCCGGCCCATCCACTTCACCATACATGACCGCGGCGAAGCACTGATCGCGCAGTTCGCGGCCCAGCCACCCGTGCAGCGCGTAGCCGCCTTCAGCCATGGCTTCTACCGCATGCGCGAGCACGGTGGGCACGTCCAGGTCACGGACCTGCGCATGGGCCAGGAGCCCGACTACACCTTCCACTTCGATCTGGGCACGCCCGCGGATCTCGCGGCCGGCCGCGCCGCCGTGGCCCAGGCATGGCAGCGCCCCGATGCAGCCACCGCCCTGCCGGCCCTGGGGCGCCGGATCCTCGGCCAGGGTGGCGGAGACGGCATTTTCGGCACCGCCACCCAGCCCTGA